One window of Methanospirillum lacunae genomic DNA carries:
- a CDS encoding amino acid permease C-terminal domain-containing protein, protein MFVSCSVIILRRTSPDIYRPFKSPPAPYLPLASILICLFLFLNLHTPSYIRCIVWLVIGLSIYLLYGRNHSTLVKTT, encoded by the coding sequence ATGTTTGTATCATGTTCAGTCATCATCCTCCGCAGAACAAGTCCAGACATTTACCGGCCATTCAAATCTCCCCCGGCCCCGTATCTTCCTCTTGCAAGTATCCTCATCTGTCTTTTTCTTTTCCTAAACCTCCACACACCCTCATATATACGATGTATTGTTTGGCTTGTAATTGGGCTTTCAATATATCTCCTCTATGGACGAAACCATAGTACCCTGGTAAAAACCACATGA
- a CDS encoding class I SAM-dependent methyltransferase produces the protein MSNFSFTTPESRQRWETNADHWDARMGDKSNLFHRTIVRPHTEELLKVQCGDLVLDIACGTGNFSERLAELGAKVVAFDFSKKMIGHARRRRSSHTEKIEFYECDATDYDQLIALKKDRPFDKAVANMAVMDIADIGPLFKAVSEMLKPGGVFVFSTHHPCFIKPSGKYFTSCVHEGEGLVGQPVKQLYYHRPLQEILGNGFSSCFVMDGFFEEPDDDPEFPVIIIVRMRKT, from the coding sequence ATGTCCAACTTCTCCTTTACCACTCCGGAAAGCAGACAACGCTGGGAGACCAACGCCGATCATTGGGACGCCCGTATGGGTGACAAGTCTAATCTGTTCCATCGCACCATTGTCCGTCCGCATACTGAAGAATTGCTTAAGGTCCAGTGTGGCGATCTCGTGCTTGATATTGCCTGTGGAACCGGGAATTTTTCAGAACGACTCGCAGAGTTGGGGGCAAAGGTCGTAGCTTTCGATTTCTCTAAAAAAATGATTGGGCATGCCCGGAGACGGCGTTCGTCCCATACAGAAAAGATTGAATTCTACGAATGCGATGCAACAGATTATGATCAGTTAATTGCCCTCAAAAAAGACAGACCATTTGACAAGGCGGTTGCAAACATGGCGGTCATGGACATCGCCGATATTGGACCGCTCTTTAAGGCTGTTTCTGAAATGTTAAAACCTGGCGGAGTTTTTGTTTTTTCAACACATCATCCCTGTTTTATAAAACCTAGCGGGAAATACTTTACTTCATGCGTCCATGAAGGCGAGGGTCTTGTCGGTCAGCCAGTGAAACAACTTTATTATCACCGACCTTTACAGGAAATTCTCGGAAATGGTTTTTCATCGTGTTTTGTCATGGATGGATTTTTTGAGGAGCCAGATGATGATCCGGAGTTTCCGGTCATTATAATTGTACGGATGAGAAAAACGTGA
- a CDS encoding ABC transporter substrate-binding protein has protein sequence MSQRNLKANNTLMLIAFVLITFTISVSIVSAAGGTHTITDMTGNTVTVPDDINKVVTFNAIPVLNSYIIALGKGDTIMNSLSSMANTPYTKYQTILAPQIESGVDLGKAAPNAEQVMAMNPDVVITSEKSTVDALNKTTIPVVFVPSTMGDNAQNEKVMTVLGKVFNQESKADEYNTFSDEVAANLKSKLGTISDDQKPKVLNMWAPTLAVFNSSGWVVPAGGKDAFDSSSIKGGYGGVTVRYQGNVEEVQKWNPDVIVVRDPTDIPYLKGNSQFSNINAVKNDKIYVCPAGLMTWVGGAEVPLMAEWIATKLHPDKVSESDLVKDTKELYKKFFAYDLTDAQAKNIINGTP, from the coding sequence ATGTCTCAAAGAAATTTAAAAGCAAATAACACTTTAATGCTCATTGCATTCGTACTTATTACGTTTACAATTTCCGTGAGTATTGTATCAGCAGCAGGTGGAACACATACAATTACTGATATGACCGGTAATACTGTAACAGTTCCTGATGATATTAATAAAGTCGTCACATTCAATGCAATCCCTGTATTAAACAGTTACATCATTGCTCTTGGAAAAGGTGACACTATTATGAATAGCCTCTCCTCAATGGCAAACACACCATACACGAAATATCAGACTATTTTAGCACCACAGATAGAAAGTGGAGTAGATTTAGGAAAAGCTGCTCCTAATGCTGAGCAGGTCATGGCCATGAATCCTGATGTAGTCATAACGTCTGAAAAATCCACTGTAGATGCGTTAAACAAAACGACCATCCCGGTTGTCTTTGTCCCAAGTACAATGGGGGATAATGCGCAGAATGAAAAAGTGATGACAGTTCTGGGTAAGGTATTTAACCAGGAATCTAAAGCTGATGAATACAATACGTTTAGTGATGAGGTTGCTGCCAACTTAAAGTCAAAACTTGGGACGATTTCTGATGATCAGAAACCAAAAGTTCTGAACATGTGGGCACCAACACTCGCGGTATTTAATTCCAGTGGATGGGTTGTTCCTGCTGGTGGTAAGGATGCTTTTGATTCATCCAGTATTAAGGGTGGGTATGGTGGCGTTACAGTCAGATACCAGGGAAATGTTGAAGAAGTCCAAAAATGGAATCCAGATGTTATTGTTGTAAGAGACCCAACTGACATTCCGTATCTAAAAGGAAATTCACAGTTCAGCAACATCAATGCAGTAAAGAATGATAAGATATATGTCTGTCCTGCCGGGCTCATGACGTGGGTAGGAGGAGCAGAAGTTCCACTCATGGCAGAATGGATAGCAACCAAGTTACATCCGGACAAAGTTTCTGAATCTGATCTGGTAAAAGACACCAAAGAATTATACAAGAAGTTCTTTGCATATGATTTAACAGACGCTCAGGCAAAGAACATAATTAATGGAACCCCCTAA
- a CDS encoding radical SAM protein, with protein sequence MFEKLLEKARSGEITKELALEILTKSKKPENALKLFEMASKVRNEVIGPNLLWAGGGIRATVPCKIEPRCKYCSFYLRGEFKLETIISCVKIMEEIGMREIHLVGGANLQGYDEEVLELIKAIRSVSNIAIGLNFGCSLSEDTIRLLKGMNIFGITIAIETINEELFKASKPGDSLKLKKEMFTICERVGMPIHAMLFVGLGGTLEDRINLIYFVKQFSHLSTLSFSRFFPFSGTPFQDHQRCSPWDVATTIAVARLVLPKINLSIAAGNTVDDIPLWYIAGGGNQIQGVYTTEKNFPLGPGEIMVPVDEDHIIINRMPIVQHYLEDMDVSIR encoded by the coding sequence TTGTTTGAGAAACTACTAGAAAAAGCAAGATCTGGTGAGATTACAAAAGAACTTGCTCTAGAGATCCTTACTAAATCTAAAAAACCTGAAAACGCCCTAAAACTTTTTGAAATGGCATCGAAGGTTCGTAATGAAGTCATAGGGCCAAACCTATTGTGGGCTGGAGGAGGAATTCGTGCAACTGTACCATGTAAGATAGAGCCCAGATGTAAGTATTGTTCATTTTATTTGCGAGGTGAATTTAAACTCGAAACCATCATTTCATGTGTAAAAATTATGGAAGAAATAGGAATGAGAGAGATTCATCTGGTTGGAGGAGCGAATCTCCAGGGATATGATGAAGAAGTTCTGGAATTAATCAAGGCAATCAGATCAGTTTCAAATATAGCAATAGGATTAAATTTTGGTTGTTCATTATCAGAAGATACCATTCGTCTTCTCAAAGGAATGAATATCTTTGGTATCACAATCGCTATTGAAACAATAAATGAAGAACTCTTTAAAGCATCAAAACCTGGTGATAGCCTCAAACTGAAAAAAGAAATGTTTACAATCTGTGAACGGGTAGGTATGCCAATTCATGCTATGCTTTTTGTTGGATTGGGAGGAACTCTTGAAGATAGGATAAATCTAATTTATTTTGTAAAGCAATTTTCTCACCTCTCAACACTTTCATTCTCCAGATTCTTTCCTTTTTCAGGAACACCATTTCAAGATCATCAACGATGTTCACCATGGGATGTTGCAACAACTATCGCTGTTGCACGACTGGTGTTACCAAAAATTAATCTATCAATAGCAGCAGGCAATACTGTTGATGACATACCTCTTTGGTATATTGCCGGAGGTGGGAATCAAATTCAAGGGGTTTATACCACAGAGAAGAATTTTCCACTCGGACCAGGAGAAATTATGGTACCTGTTGATGAGGATCATATAATTATAAACCGCATGCCAATAGTGCAGCATTATCTTGAGGATATGGATGTTTCAATCAGGTAA
- a CDS encoding radical SAM protein: MNFSFESILKQAESDEITSDEAVFLFKETENFAKAQQLFITAAHVRDSEKGRSFQWSGGIATILPCTLDPLCAYCPYWVKPSTALTIDEILTGVRYLDEHGITNFHLSGGTTLTSDGSDVVSIVEEIRKISKSEITVNVGAGLSLASLVALKDLGVTKVGSSFEVINPKLFSKFKAGDSLEKKKALAQQISDLGFGLGTGMLAGLNIEPSRYQDYADFIFHVKQYENLESVYVSRFFPNKGTPLENHPRCSTTEGARIIAIMRLVLRNIDIGPAAGWSYDDIPVWVNAGGGNRIGGIHISRVPSYKKPWFLHTAVKYENRMEYCNTIPVAGAMLAEVGITDIRY; encoded by the coding sequence ATGAACTTCTCATTCGAATCAATTTTAAAGCAGGCTGAATCAGATGAAATTACATCTGATGAAGCAGTTTTTCTTTTTAAGGAAACAGAGAATTTCGCAAAAGCTCAACAATTATTTATTACTGCAGCCCATGTGAGAGACAGTGAGAAGGGAAGAAGTTTTCAGTGGAGTGGGGGAATCGCTACAATCCTCCCCTGTACCCTTGATCCTCTTTGTGCATACTGTCCATATTGGGTAAAACCATCAACCGCATTAACAATTGATGAAATCCTGACGGGAGTCAGATATCTGGATGAACATGGAATAACCAATTTTCATTTAAGTGGAGGTACAACCCTCACGAGTGATGGAAGTGATGTGGTTTCAATAGTTGAGGAGATTAGAAAGATATCTAAATCCGAGATTACTGTAAATGTTGGGGCAGGTCTTTCTCTTGCCTCCTTAGTGGCTTTGAAGGATCTTGGAGTTACTAAAGTTGGTTCGTCTTTTGAGGTTATTAATCCCAAGTTATTTTCTAAATTCAAAGCAGGGGACAGTCTTGAAAAGAAAAAGGCCCTTGCACAACAGATCAGCGATTTAGGATTTGGTCTTGGGACTGGTATGTTAGCAGGGCTAAATATAGAGCCATCCAGATATCAGGATTATGCAGATTTCATATTCCATGTAAAGCAGTATGAAAACCTCGAAAGTGTATATGTGAGTCGTTTCTTCCCAAATAAGGGAACTCCACTTGAGAACCACCCCCGTTGTTCTACGACCGAGGGAGCAAGAATAATTGCAATTATGCGGTTGGTTTTGCGAAATATCGATATTGGACCTGCAGCAGGATGGAGTTATGATGACATTCCGGTTTGGGTGAATGCCGGAGGTGGAAACAGGATAGGAGGCATCCACATATCTCGGGTTCCTTCATACAAAAAACCCTGGTTCCTTCACACTGCTGTGAAGTATGAAAACAGAATGGAGTATTGTAATACCATACCAGTGGCAGGAGCAATGCTTGCAGAAGTTGGAATAACTGATATCAGGTATTAA
- a CDS encoding ABC transporter substrate-binding protein — MRYFNFNQSCKSLIAVLLILGLLSIPSAFAASTSSGQTGTQIVTDLAGRDVTIPNPITNISCLHPIPTYMAWRLAPEKLASIDMVSKSRTYLMSKEGQKLFGSLPVTGVYFKGLNNEQVISLKPDVIVSMTKDPNVDKEQDTFNIPVVTVKKDTIEDYEPSFRFMGKVVGNEKEGNELADYWKDTINRVKDASSKIPDDKKLRVFYTGATSKTVPGSATIMSSIVRDAGGIPYADAVTLSGDKTNEGIEVSVEDIIKWNPDVIIAQNTNVTNDIMNDPVWKDTTAMKNDRVYCVPKYEFPDGITSIIGLMWVTETLYPDQMPFDIPKETRNFFQKFYKVSDLTDDQIAMKNS; from the coding sequence ATGAGGTATTTTAATTTCAATCAGTCATGTAAGTCTTTGATTGCAGTACTCTTAATTCTAGGATTACTGAGTATTCCCAGTGCGTTTGCTGCATCAACATCATCAGGTCAGACAGGGACGCAAATCGTTACTGATCTAGCCGGAAGAGATGTTACAATCCCCAATCCAATCACAAATATATCCTGCCTTCATCCTATCCCGACATATATGGCATGGCGATTAGCTCCCGAAAAACTAGCCAGCATAGACATGGTTTCAAAATCAAGAACCTATCTTATGTCAAAAGAAGGCCAGAAATTATTCGGAAGTTTACCAGTTACAGGAGTTTATTTTAAGGGTCTAAATAATGAACAGGTGATCTCACTTAAGCCAGATGTAATTGTTTCAATGACAAAGGATCCAAATGTTGATAAAGAACAGGACACTTTCAACATTCCGGTGGTTACGGTCAAAAAAGATACAATTGAAGATTATGAGCCATCATTCAGATTTATGGGTAAGGTTGTTGGAAATGAAAAAGAAGGGAATGAACTCGCTGATTATTGGAAAGATACCATAAACCGGGTAAAAGATGCAAGTTCAAAGATACCAGACGATAAAAAACTAAGGGTATTCTATACAGGAGCAACCTCTAAGACGGTTCCAGGATCTGCAACAATTATGTCCTCAATTGTGAGAGATGCTGGCGGTATTCCATATGCAGATGCAGTAACCTTGAGTGGTGATAAGACAAACGAAGGAATTGAGGTGTCTGTAGAAGACATCATCAAATGGAATCCAGATGTTATCATCGCTCAAAATACCAATGTAACAAATGACATTATGAATGACCCGGTATGGAAAGATACTACAGCCATGAAAAATGACCGGGTATATTGCGTACCTAAATATGAATTCCCTGACGGAATTACATCAATTATCGGTCTTATGTGGGTAACTGAAACGTTATACCCGGATCAGATGCCATTTGATATTCCAAAGGAAACGAGGAATTTCTTCCAAAAATTCTACAAAGTCTCTGATCTTACTGATGACCAGATAGCCATGAAAAATTCATGA